ACCACTCAAACCGCCAGTATCTACTACAATATAATCGTACTCACCCACTCGTCCTGTGCCATATTGGCGGTCACGCGTTAACCCAGGGTAATCCGCCACAATGGCATCACGGGTTTTGGTTAAACGGTTAAATAGGGTGGATTTACCTACATTAGGACGGCCCACTAGAGCCACAATCGGTTTACTCATGGTTTACACTCGATTTAACACCACCAGGCCTGGTGGTCGGTGCGTTTTGATCTTGATAAGCCGTTACGCCCCCATCACTATCTAACACATAATAATGTTTTTTATCTTGATGAATCCGGAGGATTTTTTCACCGTCCTTCAAATGATTGGCGTGTTTGAAACGCACCGTAATATGACCATCTTTTGGGTCTATCCAATGCAGATAACCCAAGCCATCGCTAAGTAATATTGATGGGCGCGAAACAGAAAAATTCGAATCAATTAATACGTCACCTAATAAGCGATATTGCAATGCCGCTTGATTCCAAAACTCAGTACCAGTAGCAGGGTCTAATGCACGCAACACATCGGTTTCATCTACTAAATAAATCACATTATCCAACACCACAAAATCACGGTAACCGGAGATATCTTTCGCCCAAGAAATATTGCCATTTTTTGGATTTACAGCCGCCATGCGACCGTTGTAACTTAAGACAAACAAACGGTCATTGTGTAAAACCAAACCGGACTGAATATCAACCATTCTTTCCAAGTCAGTACGACCAGACGGGGTCACAATACGGGCATCCCAAATGGCTTCACCAGTGGTGACCGATAAGGCTTCAACAAAGCCTGACTCGCGTCCGACATAAACTTTATCATCGTTTACCAATACCGGTGCCGCACCGCGAATAAACAGATTGGGCATTTGATGATCGGCTACCCAAACAACTTCTCCTGATTGAAGATTAAGCGCAATTACTCGACCATCATTCGTGCGAACAAATACACGACCAGTCGCCACAACCGGTGTGCTAACGACCTCGCTATTTAACTGAGTTTGCCAAACCACTTGTCCCGTTTCAGGAGACAGCGCAAGTAAGTCTCCTTTTGCCGAACCGATCAATAGTTTTCCGTCCGCTAACACTGGACCGGCTAATATCGCCGCTTCATATTTTGTCTGCCAAATAACTTGATCGGTATAGCGCGATTTATTTTGTTTCCAAAGAGCGGTTACCAAGCCTGAGCTCGACGCGACAAATAAGTGTTGAGCATCGTCAGCAATCGTCAAACTGCGCCCATCGGCTTCAGACAATTTATTCACCGATACTTGCCATTCTAAAGTTAAATCACGGCCATCAACGCCTTGCGCTAAAGGCGTTGGCGTACGTACTGTATTTGAAGTGGAACTACAAGCCTGAAGTAATACCGCGCTTAAACATAAGCCGACAACTAAAAAAGGTGTTTTCATTATTGCGCCAAATCATCCATTTGTAAGCGTGCAATATTTCGCAAATCAGTTTGAGCTTGCTGATTGTCAACTACACGTTTGAAAGCTGCCTGAGCCTGTGAAAAATTTTGCTGAGATTGAGCTAACAATGCCATTACATAATCCACATTGGCTTGTTGAGCACCACCCAATTTTTGGGTCGCCAAGGTATCCAATAGCTTCTGGGCCTCGTCTAGTTGCGATAACTCAATTTGGATCCGCGCCATTCTCAACTGTGCCGTCACTTGCATATCGGCTGGCTGTTTCGCATTAACCACCCACTGCAAAGCGTCTAATGCCTCTTCTGACTCTGCTTTTTCCCAATGGAACTGAGCCAACATCATTGCCGCAGCCCCTGCATATGGGCTACTAGGCTGTTCTTGCATCAAACGACGAGCTTCACGCGACACCTCACCAAATGCGCCATTTTGGTGACTCAGTTCTAGCACCTCAAATGTGGCAGAAGCATTTGCCGATTGCGCGTAGGTATAAGACTGCCAATAACGCCAACCTGCAAAAGCGATCGCTACCACTAGCACACCACTTAAAATCAAAGTCCCATATTTAGCCCACCAAGCTTTAATAGCTTCGATTTGTTCCTGCTCGGTATCATAACGACTCATAACTTACCTTTTACATACGTTGTGAAAAAAAGGCCACCAGCTCATCCCAAGCTAGTGACTGTTGTTCGGATTGTTCTCTTAATGGTTTGATCATAGCCACTTGCTGGCTGACTTCATTGTCACCCAAAATAACGGCGTAGGTTGCACCCGATTTATCTGCCTTCTTAAGTTGGCTTTTGAAGCTCCCTCCGCCACAATTCATTTGAACACTTAAGCTTGGCAAGGCATCGCGTAACATTTCAGCTAGTACCAGGCCTGGTCTTGCGGCCTGATCCCCCGCCAGTACGACATAAATATCAGCTGGAATACTGTCTTCTGGGCTTTGTTGATCAATAATCAATGCCATCAAACGCTCAATCCCTAAAGCAAAGCCGACTGCCGGGGTTGGCTTACCACCAATTTGTTCAACCAAACCATCATAACGCCCACCGGCGCAAACTGTACCCTGCGCACCTAAATCCTTTGTCACCCACTCAAATACGCTGCGGTTATAATAGTCTAGCCCTCGAACCAGGTTTGGGTTAATCACATAATCCAATC
The Thiomicrospira pelophila DSM 1534 genome window above contains:
- the bamB gene encoding outer membrane protein assembly factor BamB — protein: MKTPFLVVGLCLSAVLLQACSSTSNTVRTPTPLAQGVDGRDLTLEWQVSVNKLSEADGRSLTIADDAQHLFVASSSGLVTALWKQNKSRYTDQVIWQTKYEAAILAGPVLADGKLLIGSAKGDLLALSPETGQVVWQTQLNSEVVSTPVVATGRVFVRTNDGRVIALNLQSGEVVWVADHQMPNLFIRGAAPVLVNDDKVYVGRESGFVEALSVTTGEAIWDARIVTPSGRTDLERMVDIQSGLVLHNDRLFVLSYNGRMAAVNPKNGNISWAKDISGYRDFVVLDNVIYLVDETDVLRALDPATGTEFWNQAALQYRLLGDVLIDSNFSVSRPSILLSDGLGYLHWIDPKDGHITVRFKHANHLKDGEKILRIHQDKKHYYVLDSDGGVTAYQDQNAPTTRPGGVKSSVNHE
- a CDS encoding YfgM family protein → MSRYDTEQEQIEAIKAWWAKYGTLILSGVLVVAIAFAGWRYWQSYTYAQSANASATFEVLELSHQNGAFGEVSREARRLMQEQPSSPYAGAAAMMLAQFHWEKAESEEALDALQWVVNAKQPADMQVTAQLRMARIQIELSQLDEAQKLLDTLATQKLGGAQQANVDYVMALLAQSQQNFSQAQAAFKRVVDNQQAQTDLRNIARLQMDDLAQ